Proteins co-encoded in one Candidatus Ozemobacteraceae bacterium genomic window:
- a CDS encoding two-component regulator propeller domain-containing protein yields MAANKRCMLIFVVLGLLGLFFFPDTGYAATNWMKYFRKDTLLNTYMRAYAVQGDRLWVGTWGDGIVVYDGAGTKNFNSKNTRSAPGLNDGLLSDCVTTLTVDDRAGRVWIGTNEGLASCNLECGDWKRYTSKDGLPNDVIRDVAVDGKGVVWVGTPSGVASFDGESWKKHDSTSGLHEDSIHSMTVTGDTVWVATVGGSVCRFKDGEWKVFMHN; encoded by the coding sequence ATGGCTGCAAACAAGCGTTGTATGCTGATCTTTGTCGTTCTCGGCCTGCTCGGCCTGTTTTTCTTCCCCGATACGGGGTACGCCGCAACGAACTGGATGAAGTATTTCCGCAAGGACACCCTGCTGAACACATACATGCGGGCGTATGCGGTCCAGGGCGATCGTCTGTGGGTCGGCACCTGGGGCGACGGCATCGTGGTCTACGACGGGGCCGGAACGAAGAATTTCAACTCGAAAAACACTCGTTCCGCGCCGGGGCTGAACGACGGCCTCCTCTCCGACTGCGTCACGACGCTCACCGTCGACGATCGGGCCGGGAGGGTCTGGATTGGAACGAACGAAGGCCTCGCCTCATGCAACCTCGAATGCGGGGACTGGAAGCGGTATACCTCGAAAGACGGGCTTCCCAACGACGTCATCCGCGACGTCGCCGTCGACGGCAAGGGCGTGGTCTGGGTCGGCACCCCTTCGGGCGTCGCCAGTTTCGACGGTGAAAGCTGGAAGAAGCACGACAGCACGTCCGGCCTTCACGAAGACAGTATCCACTCGATGACCGTCACCGGCGACACCGTCTGGGTCGCCACGGTCGGCGGCAGCGTCTGCCGGTTCAAGGACGGAGAGTGGAAGGTGTTCATGCACAACTGA
- a CDS encoding type II secretion system protein: MRRAFTLIEMMIVTIVGVLLLIPIVDFMVVSRKSAYQGLERLDTLASARIVIEQVQRDIKSFCFNDSYGYSKIDSTQTTEWQFPVFPIMDLGSRPPGGENYANWVRYVYEPGKRTIVRQEIRHPQLAAAEPRTSRLLAANVTSFSLERKKMFGLDAFDVEIECSPEHPGRQKARTRLRMAVRSEFLSRLERNPNLISNRRSLVDISPP; this comes from the coding sequence ATGCGTCGCGCTTTCACGCTGATCGAGATGATGATCGTGACGATCGTCGGCGTTCTGTTGCTCATCCCGATCGTCGATTTCATGGTCGTGTCGAGAAAATCAGCCTATCAGGGACTCGAGCGGCTCGACACGCTCGCATCGGCGCGGATCGTCATCGAACAGGTCCAGCGCGACATCAAGTCATTCTGCTTCAACGACTCCTACGGATACTCGAAAATCGACTCGACGCAGACGACCGAATGGCAGTTTCCCGTCTTCCCGATCATGGATCTCGGTTCCAGGCCACCGGGCGGAGAAAATTATGCGAACTGGGTGCGATACGTGTATGAGCCGGGAAAACGCACGATTGTCCGCCAGGAGATCCGCCATCCGCAGCTCGCTGCCGCCGAGCCGCGAACGAGCCGGCTTCTGGCCGCGAATGTGACCTCTTTTTCCCTGGAGCGGAAGAAGATGTTCGGTCTCGATGCATTCGATGTCGAAATCGAGTGTTCGCCGGAACATCCCGGGCGACAGAAGGCTCGCACCAGGCTCAGAATGGCCGTCCGGTCCGAGTTCCTTTCCCGGCTGGAACGGAATCCAAACCTCATTTCCAACCGGCGTTCCCTTGTCGATATCTCTCCGCCGTGA
- the ccsB gene encoding c-type cytochrome biogenesis protein CcsB produces the protein MNLETGCFTMAMCLYMIAFIGHAAAATLNRGAWYSKARAASIAAAAIATAALGLRWTSAGHPPLSNMYESLVTLSTFLAWVSVVFTRKTPIALAEAGSAVLAVLMIGVASVFARDARPLVPALQSYWLYLHVAVAFLGEACFALAFVLSYLFCLRRLIEGRTGRAASDEPPPAEGGEKTVCALVVAGLPTAFLAVMAGLARRYIEKGSPGEEGRTLVLWVVLPVLFFLGILIFMAYLYRGVVGRTAERWLPSAATLDDLTYRAIALGYPLFTVGAIIFGMVWANKAWGRYWGWDPKETWALITFLVYSLYLHVRLTRGWRGTWTAFLSITGFLVTLFTLFGVNLLLSGLHSYASM, from the coding sequence TTGAATCTCGAAACCGGCTGTTTCACGATGGCCATGTGCCTGTACATGATCGCGTTCATCGGCCACGCGGCCGCGGCCACCCTCAACCGCGGCGCCTGGTATTCGAAAGCCCGCGCCGCCTCGATCGCCGCCGCCGCCATCGCCACGGCGGCCCTGGGACTGCGCTGGACATCGGCCGGTCACCCGCCCCTGTCCAATATGTACGAGTCGCTGGTGACCCTCTCCACGTTTCTGGCGTGGGTTTCGGTCGTCTTCACCCGCAAGACCCCGATCGCCTTGGCCGAAGCGGGATCGGCGGTGCTGGCCGTCCTGATGATCGGCGTCGCCTCGGTCTTCGCGCGCGACGCGCGGCCCCTCGTGCCGGCACTCCAGTCCTACTGGCTGTATCTTCACGTCGCCGTGGCGTTCCTGGGTGAGGCTTGTTTTGCCCTCGCCTTCGTGCTCAGTTACCTGTTCTGCCTCCGCCGCCTGATCGAAGGCCGCACCGGCCGCGCCGCGTCCGACGAGCCGCCGCCGGCAGAGGGCGGCGAAAAGACCGTGTGCGCCCTCGTCGTCGCGGGCCTGCCGACCGCGTTCCTTGCCGTCATGGCGGGGCTCGCCCGGAGATACATCGAAAAAGGGTCGCCGGGCGAGGAGGGCCGCACGCTGGTGCTGTGGGTCGTGCTTCCCGTCCTGTTTTTCCTCGGCATCCTGATCTTCATGGCGTATCTCTACCGCGGGGTCGTCGGCCGCACGGCCGAACGCTGGCTGCCGTCCGCCGCGACGCTCGACGATCTGACCTACCGCGCGATCGCCCTCGGCTACCCCCTGTTCACCGTCGGTGCGATCATCTTCGGCATGGTATGGGCCAACAAGGCGTGGGGTCGCTACTGGGGCTGGGACCCCAAGGAAACTTGGGCCCTCATTACCTTCCTGGTCTACTCGCTCTACCTGCACGTCCGTCTGACACGCGGCTGGCGCGGAACCTGGACGGCCTTTCTGTCGATCACGGGCTTCCTCGTGACGCTGTTCACCCTGTTCGGCGTGAACCTGCTCCTGTCCGGACTGCACTCCTACGCGAGCATGTAG
- a CDS encoding cytochrome c biogenesis protein ResB: protein MRPLFRFLASLRTAIVLIGLLSLMSMAGTLVPQGREAAEYLIAYPRIGQIMLDLGFDDLYRGWLFNLLLGLLAASSIVCTVTRLKLTRAKLFRRLALAQPAEIASMQAGAAWPPEKPLPDTTGWEQKHFEDGTTLQLRVRGRASLVGGLLIHVGFVAILAGGMWGAISGAEMAIFGMEGETAAVPPVAVLRAAAAADRMSRQARAIQMRNPHDPQLETIRRDVEAGAAAFQSGMLNPACRVKFEQLWVEYHETTPEEPPSVKSWNSRIAVSGAGHEPASGVVRVNQPFSWGEYTFYQADWKKKYRKVVLAAMRPGATGPDAMVATLTLEVGKPFKPDWSDNSFALIEFLPDFRIMGERVVSVSDELRNPAGHIVAYGPDGKAAGRGWAFVPEMAELSGHANTLPYRFEVLSADPVYESGLRVAYDPGVPVVWAGCLLMTLGLCLTFYIGYYETWLLRRADGSTWLAVAGNRPPVMLKRLLEDIRATSAPPPTVAEDRTPEERA, encoded by the coding sequence ATGCGGCCGTTGTTTCGATTCCTAGCCTCTCTTCGCACCGCCATCGTTCTCATCGGCCTCCTGAGCCTGATGTCGATGGCGGGAACGCTCGTCCCCCAGGGCCGCGAGGCCGCCGAGTATCTCATCGCCTATCCCCGCATCGGCCAGATCATGCTCGACCTCGGGTTCGACGATTTGTATCGAGGCTGGCTGTTCAACCTGCTCCTGGGGTTGCTCGCGGCATCGTCGATCGTCTGCACGGTCACGCGGCTCAAGCTCACCCGGGCGAAACTGTTCAGGCGCCTGGCGCTGGCCCAGCCGGCCGAGATCGCGTCGATGCAGGCCGGCGCGGCATGGCCGCCGGAAAAGCCGCTTCCAGATACCACCGGCTGGGAACAGAAACATTTCGAGGACGGAACGACACTCCAGTTGCGCGTCCGCGGAAGGGCCTCGCTCGTCGGCGGGCTGCTCATTCACGTCGGGTTCGTGGCGATCCTTGCGGGCGGCATGTGGGGCGCGATATCCGGCGCCGAAATGGCGATCTTCGGCATGGAAGGCGAGACGGCGGCCGTGCCTCCCGTTGCGGTCCTCCGCGCCGCGGCGGCGGCCGATCGGATGAGCCGGCAGGCCCGCGCCATCCAGATGCGGAATCCTCACGATCCGCAACTCGAGACGATCAGGCGCGATGTCGAGGCCGGCGCCGCCGCATTCCAGTCGGGAATGCTGAACCCGGCCTGCCGGGTGAAGTTCGAGCAACTCTGGGTCGAGTACCACGAAACGACGCCGGAAGAACCCCCGAGCGTCAAAAGCTGGAACTCCCGAATCGCCGTTTCGGGAGCCGGGCATGAGCCGGCGAGCGGGGTCGTGCGGGTGAACCAGCCTTTCTCCTGGGGCGAATACACGTTCTACCAGGCCGACTGGAAGAAAAAATACCGGAAGGTCGTGCTGGCGGCGATGCGACCGGGAGCGACCGGTCCCGACGCGATGGTTGCGACCCTCACGCTCGAGGTCGGAAAGCCGTTCAAACCTGACTGGAGCGACAACTCCTTTGCTCTGATCGAGTTTCTGCCCGACTTCCGGATCATGGGCGAGCGTGTCGTCAGCGTGTCGGACGAGCTGCGCAACCCGGCCGGCCATATCGTCGCCTACGGCCCCGACGGCAAGGCCGCCGGGCGCGGCTGGGCCTTCGTTCCCGAAATGGCGGAACTCTCCGGCCATGCGAACACCCTCCCGTACCGGTTCGAGGTTCTCTCCGCCGACCCGGTTTACGAAAGCGGCCTCCGGGTTGCCTACGACCCCGGCGTGCCGGTCGTCTGGGCGGGTTGCCTGCTGATGACGCTCGGGCTGTGCCTGACGTTTTACATCGGATACTATGAAACATGGCTGCTGCGCCGTGCAGACGGCTCGACCTGGCTCGCCGTGGCCGGCAATCGGCCTCCGGTCATGCTGAAGAGACTTCTGGAGGACATCAGGGCAACATCCGCGCCGCCGCCGACGGTGGCCGAAGACCGAACACCGGAGGAACGGGCTTGA
- the dxs gene encoding 1-deoxy-D-xylulose-5-phosphate synthase: MDLDQIRSPEDLRGLSHAQLQRLSGQIRERIIQVVARNGGHLASNLGIVELTLALHRVFHSPQDKIVFDVGHQTYIHKMVTGRIQQFPTLRTLGGLSGFPKITESEHDAFDTGHSSTSISAALGMAVARDQNAQRHKVVAVIGDGAMSGMAFEALNHAGHLHPDLVVVLNDNGMSISPNVGALSRYLHSLRMEPYFTTPKDYMAHIVKQIPGIGARIFNMLSRIEGSLKYLLTPGMLFEEFGFKYMGPIDGYNFELLERTLTFARDRGGPVLVHVLTEKGRGYKPAVDQPPLFHGIGPFEISTGEVKKVKSPASYTGVFGQTVIEMACEDERVVAITAAMKEGTGLAGFAHDFPERFFDVGIAEEHAVTFAAGLARGGRRPIFAVYSTFLQRAVDQVIHDVALMRLPVMFCLDRAGLVGEDGPTHHGVFDIPLLRPIPNMVVMAPKDEIELPAMLRFAATIEGPTSIRYPRGSGIGEKAEVPQEPISLGRAEQCREGADLAIWAIGNTVHPALEAAETLARAGIDAAVINARFVKPLDRDLLETHLSRRIPIVTVEEGVLEGGFGSAVMETATDLGYAPRILRIGIADGFVPQGKQVELRAMLGLDAAGISRRIQEWMPAKRALKAVS; the protein is encoded by the coding sequence ATGGATCTCGACCAGATCCGTTCCCCGGAAGACCTGAGAGGGTTGTCCCACGCCCAGTTGCAACGGCTGAGCGGCCAGATCCGGGAGCGGATCATCCAGGTCGTCGCCCGCAACGGCGGCCACTTGGCCAGCAATCTCGGCATCGTCGAGCTCACCCTGGCGCTGCACCGGGTATTTCATTCTCCCCAGGATAAAATCGTCTTCGATGTCGGCCACCAGACATACATCCACAAAATGGTGACCGGTCGGATTCAGCAGTTCCCGACGTTGCGCACGCTCGGCGGCCTGAGCGGCTTTCCCAAGATCACCGAAAGCGAGCACGACGCATTCGACACCGGGCACAGCTCGACCTCGATTTCGGCCGCGCTGGGAATGGCCGTCGCCCGCGATCAGAACGCGCAACGGCACAAGGTCGTCGCGGTCATCGGCGACGGCGCGATGAGCGGAATGGCGTTCGAGGCGCTCAACCACGCCGGCCACCTGCATCCCGACTTGGTCGTCGTTCTCAACGACAACGGCATGTCGATCTCGCCGAACGTCGGCGCGCTGTCGCGGTATCTGCATTCTCTCCGTATGGAGCCGTATTTCACGACGCCGAAGGATTACATGGCCCATATCGTGAAGCAGATTCCCGGCATCGGGGCCCGTATTTTCAACATGCTCTCGAGAATCGAGGGCAGTCTCAAGTATCTGCTCACGCCGGGCATGCTGTTCGAAGAATTCGGGTTCAAATACATGGGCCCGATCGACGGGTACAACTTCGAGCTGCTCGAGCGGACGCTCACGTTTGCGCGGGACCGCGGCGGCCCGGTTCTCGTCCACGTGCTCACCGAAAAGGGGCGCGGATACAAGCCTGCGGTGGACCAGCCGCCGCTCTTCCACGGGATCGGGCCGTTCGAAATCTCGACCGGCGAAGTGAAAAAGGTCAAATCCCCCGCCTCCTACACCGGCGTTTTCGGCCAGACCGTCATCGAGATGGCCTGCGAAGACGAGCGGGTAGTGGCCATCACCGCCGCGATGAAAGAGGGAACGGGCCTTGCCGGCTTCGCTCACGATTTTCCCGAGCGATTTTTCGACGTCGGCATCGCCGAAGAACACGCCGTGACGTTCGCGGCGGGACTTGCCCGCGGCGGCAGACGGCCGATCTTCGCTGTCTACTCGACGTTTCTGCAGCGCGCCGTCGATCAGGTCATCCACGACGTCGCCCTGATGCGCCTGCCGGTCATGTTCTGCCTCGACCGCGCGGGCCTGGTCGGCGAAGACGGCCCGACGCATCACGGTGTTTTCGACATTCCCCTTCTCCGGCCCATCCCGAACATGGTCGTCATGGCGCCCAAGGATGAAATCGAACTTCCCGCGATGCTGCGGTTCGCCGCGACCATTGAAGGGCCGACGAGCATCCGGTATCCGCGCGGATCCGGGATCGGGGAAAAGGCAGAAGTCCCGCAGGAGCCGATCTCCCTCGGCAGGGCAGAGCAGTGCCGCGAGGGAGCGGATCTCGCGATCTGGGCCATCGGAAACACGGTCCATCCCGCTCTCGAAGCCGCGGAAACGCTAGCCCGGGCCGGCATCGACGCGGCCGTCATCAACGCGCGGTTCGTGAAGCCCCTGGACCGCGACCTGCTCGAGACCCATCTGAGCCGGCGGATTCCGATCGTGACGGTCGAGGAAGGGGTCCTCGAGGGCGGATTCGGAAGCGCGGTCATGGAAACGGCGACCGATCTCGGCTATGCGCCGCGCATCCTGCGGATCGGCATCGCCGACGGCTTCGTTCCGCAGGGCAAGCAGGTGGAGCTCCGGGCCATGCTGGGCCTCGACGCCGCGGGGATCAGCCGGCGCATCCAGGAATGGATGCCGGCGAAACGCGCCCTGAAGGCGGTTTCCTGA
- a CDS encoding DUF1858 domain-containing protein → MSDKITSDMLIGDILKKKPEAGNILMGFGMHCLGCSIASGESLAQAAEAHGIEIDKLIAALNA, encoded by the coding sequence ATGTCGGATAAAATAACGTCGGATATGCTCATTGGCGATATTCTCAAAAAAAAACCGGAGGCGGGGAATATCCTCATGGGCTTCGGCATGCACTGTCTCGGCTGCTCGATCGCTTCGGGAGAAAGCCTCGCCCAGGCCGCCGAAGCGCACGGGATTGAGATCGACAAGTTGATCGCAGCCCTGAACGCGTAA
- a CDS encoding sugar transferase: MSQDRRSLRRFVFRLSHGGEWLFGIGLLLLDAFLLNAIFRGVFKYWLHEIAGRMIYINAYFDVRWYLFTLFACFGLMFDVFRIRALTAASDIFSHVGATLLSTFVAFNLLISLYRPMATLAYTFPRPIILLSTIIGILVLFFARIFLLRWFKPYPLLKRVVIIGEETEGKRIIRHFHRRGGVRYHLLGVFKPEEVRELASEVIFRHAHEVLVTNPHIRLDAFWAEIFYHRKVEPHQFLVRIACDPTTAAGMTGLSSLEDLPLITVSALPLTDAQRLVKRTFDICFSIFAIVVSSPLMLLTAVLMRLDSPGPVFYRQKRVGRYGREYDVIKFRSMRTGAEAGTGPQISTENDPRVTRLGRFIRRVGLDELPQFFLVLTGDMSVVGPRPERPFFVNQHLEFQGRRLSVRPGVTGLAAVNSRYYLRLTDKVGYDYYYIDQYSIILDVKIVFQTVWVLLFVPGQSKALEDKHHDLDRMSTPPNDL; encoded by the coding sequence GTGAGCCAGGACCGGCGTTCGCTGCGACGGTTCGTGTTCCGTCTCTCCCACGGCGGGGAGTGGCTGTTCGGCATCGGGCTACTCCTGCTCGACGCGTTTCTTCTGAACGCGATATTCCGCGGGGTGTTCAAATACTGGCTGCACGAGATTGCTGGCCGGATGATCTATATCAATGCGTATTTCGACGTGCGCTGGTACCTGTTCACGCTGTTCGCCTGTTTCGGCCTCATGTTCGACGTCTTTCGCATCAGGGCGCTGACGGCGGCATCGGACATCTTTTCCCACGTCGGCGCGACCCTTCTCTCGACGTTCGTGGCGTTCAACCTGCTGATTTCCCTGTACCGCCCCATGGCGACGCTCGCGTATACGTTCCCGCGTCCGATCATCCTCCTCTCGACGATCATCGGCATTCTCGTGCTCTTCTTCGCGCGTATCTTCCTCCTGAGATGGTTCAAGCCGTATCCTCTCCTGAAGCGGGTCGTCATCATCGGAGAAGAAACCGAGGGAAAGCGGATCATCCGGCACTTTCACCGTCGCGGCGGCGTGCGTTACCACCTCCTGGGGGTCTTCAAGCCGGAAGAGGTTCGGGAACTGGCGTCCGAAGTCATTTTTCGGCATGCCCACGAGGTTCTCGTGACGAACCCGCATATCCGCCTCGACGCGTTCTGGGCCGAAATCTTTTATCACCGCAAGGTCGAACCCCACCAGTTCCTCGTCCGGATCGCCTGCGACCCGACGACGGCCGCCGGCATGACCGGCCTGTCGAGCCTCGAGGATTTGCCGCTGATCACCGTGTCGGCCCTTCCGCTCACCGACGCTCAACGCTTGGTGAAACGGACTTTCGATATCTGCTTCAGCATCTTCGCCATCGTCGTCTCTTCGCCGCTCATGCTCCTGACGGCCGTTCTGATGCGGCTCGACTCGCCGGGCCCCGTATTCTACAGGCAGAAGCGGGTTGGGAGATACGGCAGGGAATACGACGTCATCAAGTTCCGGTCCATGCGGACCGGCGCCGAGGCGGGAACGGGGCCTCAGATCTCGACCGAGAACGACCCCCGCGTGACGCGGCTCGGCCGCTTCATCCGGCGCGTGGGGCTCGACGAACTGCCCCAGTTCTTCCTGGTTCTCACCGGCGACATGTCGGTTGTGGGCCCACGCCCCGAGCGGCCCTTCTTCGTCAATCAGCACCTGGAGTTCCAGGGCCGACGGCTTTCGGTGCGGCCCGGCGTCACGGGACTGGCGGCCGTCAACTCCCGCTACTACCTGCGCCTGACCGACAAGGTTGGGTACGATTATTATTATATCGATCAATATAGTATCATTCTCGACGTCAAGATTGTGTTCCAGACCGTCTGGGTCCTTCTCTTCGTTCCCGGACAATCGAAGGCTCTCGAGGATAAGCACCACGACCTGGATCGCATGTCGACGCCCCCGAATGATCTCTGA
- a CDS encoding ferritin family protein: protein MVTVFRPGDLFELADRIEKRGREFYERMSRDAFTPRSRELFERLAREEGEHESEFRRIVGEALAMPFEIPDGYASPEMMAYLDALRRGCALHIAAGDHRQPPVSENQALLQAVEYEKDAILLLHEIYDLLPPSMPARTGVAALIRAEKSHLAHICVMLGDEPS, encoded by the coding sequence ATGGTGACTGTTTTCCGTCCCGGGGATCTGTTCGAGCTGGCGGACCGGATCGAGAAGCGCGGTCGCGAATTTTACGAGCGGATGAGCCGGGACGCGTTCACGCCGCGCTCCAGGGAATTGTTCGAGCGCCTGGCGCGCGAAGAAGGCGAGCACGAGAGCGAGTTTCGGCGGATCGTCGGCGAGGCCCTCGCCATGCCCTTCGAGATCCCCGACGGCTATGCCTCTCCCGAGATGATGGCGTATCTCGACGCCCTGCGACGCGGGTGCGCTCTTCACATCGCGGCGGGAGACCACCGGCAGCCGCCCGTCAGCGAAAACCAGGCCCTGCTGCAGGCCGTCGAATACGAGAAGGATGCCATTCTCCTGCTGCACGAGATCTACGACCTGCTCCCGCCCTCGATGCCTGCGCGAACGGGCGTCGCGGCGCTGATCAGGGCCGAGAAAAGCCATCTGGCGCACATCTGCGTCATGCTCGGAGACGAGCCCTCGTGA
- a CDS encoding chemotaxis response regulator protein-glutamate methylesterase, with amino-acid sequence MTADRKIKVLIVDDSAFMRTAIERMIREDSQMEVIGSASNGQEAIEKAQRLRPDVVTMDIEMPIMDGLHALREIMRICPVPVLMVSSMTQDGAKVTFDALDLGAFDYVGKPGSGITSNILVLKQNLLAKIRAAADSQPRQPRFTAVEVQPKRPAVAIENDTRIDWVVVIGSSTGGPPALQQVLAGISPNLPAPVVIAQHMPGTFTGAFAQRLNMLCNIRVKEAVNGEILQRSVAYVCPGDAQTRFRRHPDGRYQFVITPNEAEKERYAPCIDVTFFSAAENFGRKALGIILTGMGEDGVRGLKNLKLVGGLTIGQDRATSVVYGMPRAALEQGAVTRVLALPDMANEIELALKR; translated from the coding sequence CAGGGAAGACTCCCAGATGGAGGTCATCGGGTCCGCGTCGAACGGTCAGGAGGCGATCGAGAAAGCTCAGCGCCTGCGGCCGGACGTCGTGACGATGGATATCGAGATGCCGATCATGGACGGCCTGCATGCGCTCCGGGAGATCATGCGGATTTGCCCGGTTCCGGTGCTGATGGTCAGCTCGATGACGCAGGACGGAGCGAAAGTCACGTTCGACGCCCTCGACCTGGGAGCGTTCGATTACGTAGGCAAGCCCGGATCGGGGATAACGTCGAATATTCTTGTCCTGAAGCAAAACCTCCTGGCGAAAATCAGGGCGGCGGCGGACAGTCAGCCGCGCCAGCCGCGGTTCACCGCCGTCGAGGTGCAGCCCAAACGCCCGGCGGTCGCGATCGAGAACGATACGCGCATCGACTGGGTCGTCGTGATCGGTTCGTCGACCGGCGGGCCGCCTGCGCTTCAACAGGTCCTGGCTGGAATCTCGCCGAACCTGCCCGCGCCTGTCGTCATTGCCCAGCACATGCCCGGGACCTTCACGGGAGCGTTCGCCCAGCGGCTGAACATGCTGTGCAACATTCGCGTCAAGGAGGCGGTCAACGGCGAAATCCTGCAGCGTTCGGTTGCCTATGTCTGTCCGGGCGATGCGCAGACGCGGTTCCGCCGCCATCCTGACGGACGTTATCAGTTCGTCATCACTCCGAACGAAGCCGAGAAGGAACGGTATGCGCCGTGCATCGACGTGACCTTCTTTTCGGCCGCCGAGAATTTCGGCAGAAAAGCGCTCGGCATCATCCTCACGGGGATGGGCGAGGACGGCGTGCGCGGGCTCAAGAATCTGAAACTGGTTGGCGGATTGACGATCGGCCAGGACCGCGCGACGTCGGTCGTCTACGGGATGCCGAGGGCGGCGCTCGAGCAGGGGGCCGTGACGCGGGTTCTGGCCCTGCCCGACATGGCGAACGAGATCGAGCTGGCGCTGAAGCGCTGA